The genomic DNA GATCAAACGATGAATGACAAATGTAAATGTggaactagattttaatccttTAAATTTTAAGAAGCATGTTGTGCTTGTTGTTGGTGGACTCCAATGTTGTGTTGCCCAAACTTGGTATCCTGCGCTCTGCTCCCCACCTTCATCCGAGCATTCTCTATCTTGTCAGATCCTGACCCCGTCATGTGCCTAAAAACATTCACCATATTCTCcaatattaaaattctttatACATACAATGAACATAGCGTGCATAGTAAGCTATGTTTGAAACGTAGGTCACATTTTGTGTACCAGTGTAGTAGATTACCTGTAGAGCCAAGAGAAAGCGGTAATGGCGGCTATGCCAAAGCCACCGGAAGCGAGGAATCCGGTGATGATGAGAGTGACGGTTATTACTGCCGGAACCAAGACGGGGCTAAAGATGACGAGCAAGGGAGTAGCTACTGTGAGTGCGATCACTGTTCCGGCTAGTGTTAAGCCGGAGAGGACAAGTAGGGATCCTCCAGCTGTGACCGCGGTTGCTGCTTTCACCATCTGCCTCCCCTTCGGATGGGCTTGGGAACTGTCTAGGCTTATCATCTCCTGATGTGTTCTTGTTTGGTCCGCCATTGATTCTTTTTATGATCGttccaaaccaaaaaaccaaaagaaaattaacacaGAGAAGTCGTAATGTGAATTTGGAGTACTAGCAGCGAGAAAGCTATGAGATATATGAAAGGAGCTAGATGAGTGAGAGAGGCTGGTGGGGTTCACTTGAGACGTGACCCACGTGTCGAGAGTGTTTTCATGCAGCCGTTGCATGTGTAGATGAGAGTAGAGATGGTGTGCTTTGAGACACGTACGTTTTGGccgttttgtttttgaaataggACACTACTGGACCGGGACATAAGCCACGTGATAGACGTTACAGTTCCCTGGTCACATGGTATTGACCCAACTCTATAAAAGCAAAGCAAAGTAAGTTTCGAATCAATGTCCACTAAATTACTAAGCCCACAGAGAAAATAAGCCTTAACTGACTTAGTTTCTTAACTTCAACAGCTTGTGAAGTATTAAAGCTAGCTAGTGAGTAGCTTGATATATCCTATAAATGTTTCCGTACATGTATGTGACGTGACCCATATGATCAAGTGGTTTATGGATCTGTTTGCAAACTCAAAAGAAGGTCGAATGGGATGTTGAGGATGTTTTAAAGCTAATTTGAAACCTTTTCTTACGTTAGGTTTTGATATGGGTCACATCACATCttgatatgaaaatttattgattttctttttaaactctTGAGATTAAGAGCTCAAAGTCGGATGTgtcattaaaaaacaaaatgatatttcAAGATGTATGTATTATTTTTGCTCGTCTTTATCTTCATACTAGTCACTCACATTTTCTAATTATTAGATCCGGTGAGACCCAAGCCTCCTTCGCTAAGTGGCGAAGAGGAGCTCCCCTTGCCGGAAGGAACCTTCCAAAAGCTGGTGATTGGCGGTcggaaagtatatatatttggtgaGATTCAAGCTTCGGAATAATTCGGCTTCGGGTATTCTCTTACAGAACACACATAATTCTAATTTTCCCTATGTATATATTTCGTTTTGGACCTATTTTCATCCTATTTcttttaaattgttatattaatatatcCATTAATAATGCTAGATGGGATAACTATATGAATGTGGAATTGTGTATTTACTAGTAGCTAGTAACCATTACAAGACGAGTTGAATAGAGGAAACATCGCAATAGTGTCGCCACTGGCCTATAACAATTAAAGGAATAGCTACAGTTTTTCAATCCATAACAATTGATAGTCGTAAAACAAAATCTATCGCAATCCTTTCAAAATTTTACGAACGACAAAAAATAAGTGTAGTTCTTCCATCATAAAAACTTAGTCGCATATCCCTACCTAACTTTTTGGTGGAATAGCGGCAAAAAATGTCAGCACcaattcattaaaaaattgCAAGGACAAAATGCAAAGATAATTCGTGGTAGGTACTCCATCACAATTCTCTACCAAAGTTTACGAGTCATTTGTTAAAAAGAATCCGATCGAATCTCAATtcagtcgcaaatttgcgagaaaATTGAAAGACTAATTTCAgttatagtaattaaaataaattaaagtagtaaattgaaattaaaagaaagttagtaagttaataaaaatatctataacATGTTATATGTAcatatcataaaacataattattaaataagtgttcatatataattttaaaagccATAAGTAGGAGGGTGTGATATCGTCTTTAGCTGATGGTCTGGGTTCTGTAATACATGCTCCGGAAAGTCAGATTGGCGAGATACTCTGGTACATGTATTCTTACCATATAATTAAGACAttataatcttttaatttatgaatctttcaaatttttggACCACATTGGTCGTAATTGATATGTGTCGTCTCCTGCGTACTAGATAATAATCCGCGCTGATAGCgcagagaattttttttattttttttattttgttatttgttaatattatgtttatgttgtatcattcatttacatgttatataatatagtactatatggtgaattttgatacatattaaactactaatagatAGGCCTGGAAACTACTACCGATACCCGTATTGAacatgttttttggtttgtatccGTCCCGAGAAAAGGTACCGCAGCTTTAGGATCGAGtgaagggtataataattatattatccatgaataatgatagagtatcggatattaatttaatttttgagcgtctcGTTACCCATCTtattacccgactcataaataTACGttatattttgtagaataatgttatCAGCAtgagaaaatatttatgtaaatttggatttgtttgttacaaaataatagtagaaaatatattaattctatacattttataaaatcatatatttaatttacttaaggtcatactctaatttcgacccgtagttggtactaatattttggtttggtacaatatcaaattcgttaattatacattagataaagccaaaaaaatctaacaaaacatgtattgacccgtgatttggtattacaaattgatgtgatcgtgtttagagatcttaatataccaaatttacaaattgaagttattggtataacatgttgtatattaattttataggtgaaaattacaattaggttatgtatattatcaatattatacacttagtattgtttttttttttggacaaagacacttagtattgtttatatagtgaatattgtgtataaacagttaagttttagccaattaaatagtttattattatttcctaagatttatgaaacaataaatagagttttattattttgtaaacaaatctaaacttttcttttgttagttattagaataattaaaatataatagcattttcgtaatatgtcacatcagaactggttaaatttttaacaacatagcttaaataagtatatagatatattttaaaaatataaacaatgttgtatcctaattttaatatatatttgttattattaaatgatttagatatgtaaatatttaatcttagttttataaataaatttaagttttataattttctaaatagtttgttattgtttcctaaaatttctgaaacaataaatagaatttgtttaattattttactacataatttcgaaataattttattattattttattaaataattttgaaattattttattaatggtttcttgtaatctaataaattaataattactattttttgaataatcatTTTCacgttacaacaaattaatattaagattctgttattatattttgtattaaaatacaatggcattttgtgtaatattttatatggagtagggttatttgtttaaaggattgcttaaataagtatatagattctttcttattcaattattttgtgGCTGGGAGAGTGGGACATAGGCgcaaagtaattaaaaaaaaaaaaactcattgcGTCATGTGAGCTTAATTCATTTTGACGAGACTATTGTAAGCTTTTTGTTTACCATCATATATTTCACAGGTCCACAAAAGCTTTTAAATAATCATTACCATATATCACATTTAAGATATTTCATCAAGCTTCCACCTTCATAAATAAACTGTGCTGAACTAACCATTTAAAGCCAAAACAAGTAAGCAAAACATGCATCATTCAAAATTGATCTCGTCCGAATACAAATAGGTCTGGTTTTTGCAGAGAAAAACATTcatatgtcaaaaaaattgCGACATGAACCATTTTTggaacaaaacatatatatatatatatatatatatatatatatatctaacaaaaGACAGCACATGCATCtgagatacatatatatatttcatcaaGCTTCACCTCTATAAATAAAGTGTGCGAGGTTGCCAACTTTCTTACACAAATAAGGTTTTGATAGCTATCATCTTTGAATTAGTTTCttgaaataatataattgatagtGCGAGCAATTGATATAAAATTCATCTACACCAACAgtttttgaggtttttgtttctatattcaAAGCATcttatataagattataatatttttctaacttttcaTAATATTGCGATATTTGACACTATTTTTAGTGATATGTGTCGACCTCATTTTTTCTactttgtttcttctaatttttattttaatccaTAATTTGGTATACTTGacatacattttttaattaaaaaatctaattttggTATACTTGACATACATTTTTTAATCTAGTTACCTATCGAttcttttaaaaagaaagatgatattAAAAATGCAGTGGCTGCTGCACCATTCTGCATGTTTTATGTTTACTTGGGATAGACATGCATGTACATCAAACCTGGTGAACCGGACCTCTCTTTTCGTTAGTACTCAAGTACAGGTGAAAAATTGGACTGGATAAATGTACGTTGTCGAAGCGGgacttctttaattttatttgtttaatgttGCAGTTACCATTGCTCTGCGTGACACACGTTCAGAGAATCGAAAACAATAGTTAACGATTTTCTAcaacaaataatattaaaagacCATAggttgaaaaataatataaacatagaACCCAATCTTAGCTGTAACTTAATggattttctaatataatatgaaaataatataaataagcaAACCAAAGttatctgttttttgtttgatcttcaacgaaattaaataattgtgaAGAACTTCAAGTTTAAAGTTGACCCTTTTTTCTTACGATAATAGCAAACATGAATTCagatagtaaaacaaaaaaaaacagataactTTAatgaataaccaaaaaaagagtattaaaaagataagagaaagaaTAGAGAATGGTTCTAAAAATTCTGttctaaaaaacattttttacattGTTCGTATATATGGACATTTATTAGTGGTCAATAGTTattacaattaaaattattattactatatgGAGGTGTTCTTATAATCATAGTTAActgaaaaattcaaatttgtttataaaaggatattattatgttttaccAAGTGGCCATcggtatatatattatcttaggGTCTTCATGTGGCCATGTGGGggattattttaatctttgtgaccttatatatatatatatatatatatatattaaatcaaaaaaatttcaaaatattgattacaatttacaattttttttgtttgacaattTATTAAATGTTAGGAAATCCCGGGACTGATGAagcctactatattaattgagaattacaaatatgaaactaaccttaaaagtgtaaaaatttacattcaaatgccattataaatatttaataaacattaattatttaatttaataaagataataaatactttaaccaaatataaacaatatatcaGTATTTTCTAATACagtcttttaaataaatattaattttccaaaaaaaattattttctttttttaattaattatggacgattttttttttttttaaatatataaccaatcagaatttttaaaactaagattttatatccaagtagataatatgattatttttaataactagatttggaatattttgtaaagattttaaattatgttctcctatcatctttcttttattttagagtGAGTTACttgaatattgcataaaagcttccttattacaaaagcaacatacaattgtttgtaatgACTAGACTAACACCTTGTAcctatactacccctgaaactagtgttgagaaaaaacgtaattacggctaatgccattagaaaaaaaaaacattggaagttgggactaagtctaccgatcctttgatagtagatttatacacgtggactgattaaaggtgttccgcagatatttttggtacacttagttgtagtgctgGTACACTTAGCCGTCgacgtagatggtacacttagttgtagtgttggtacacttatcggtcgaCGTACATGAAATCGATTcgttagattaagttggtagaggaatttccctttgatgatagactttTGTTTTAAGCGCGTGTAGCGGCAAACGTAACAGGGtgggaagatatttatggtagactaatggcctgttgcgacagatttatgcgacagccttctctccttacagatatttttggtatactttgtttgttttttgaaatagttttcgtaGTGTTGTGGTAGGCttcttgtccgtggtagatttagtaagcaagattgacagctgtaaagtcttaccagaataacacgaatttgtttgagctggcaaagacagtcgagcgttgcgatagacttattggaagAAGATCTAAACACCTTTACTGTTCTTCCGAtctatggtgttcatgtaataaagtttgtagcagattcatcaatcgtgttctgtttgtctgccggagcaaacgtctttttcctactcagtttctttaatctttgatctcggttcatccatggaagagcaagatatcgtATTGGCGTGTGGGAGGTGGAGGGTAGACAAAAAGCGCTGGTTGTTTGATGTTGATACTAGGAAAGGGTGCAGGATTATAGTTGCcgataaagaaacaaagtttgaaGACTTTACTGCTATGGTGTACGATGACTTTGGTTTCTGTGAAAGAACTTCCGCGATAAAGTTGAGCTATATGttagatagatataaaaaaagcgGATGTTATATGCCACCGGTGATTGTTTCGAATGGTCGGCAGTTTCAAAACTTTCTCAAACAGCATAGGAGTGAACTCATCCGGCTATGCGTTGAGATCGAAGCTAAATCTGGTGAAACCTTGTTCGAGGAAGTTAAACCGAAAACCCCAGAACCAACACCCAAGACCCCTGAAGTCGTTGTAGATGATTTCGTAGGCGTGGCAGAGGAAATGGGAGAGAAAGATGATGAGTACGAGAGTCGGAAGGAAGACGGTGAAGATAATGTAGGAAATGAtctagatgaagatgaagca from Camelina sativa cultivar DH55 chromosome 2, Cs, whole genome shotgun sequence includes the following:
- the LOC104725757 gene encoding oleosin 14.9 kDa-like; this translates as MADQTRTHQEMISLDSSQAHPKGRQMVKAATAVTAGGSLLVLSGLTLAGTVIALTVATPLLVIFSPVLVPAVITVTLIITGFLASGGFGIAAITAFSWLYRHMTGSGSDKIENARMKVGSRAQDTKFGQHNIGVHQQQAQHAS